A genome region from Arthrobacter agilis includes the following:
- a CDS encoding vitamin K epoxide reductase family protein, with product MAHTTPGVGSAPEAARQELSDVPGFARRIPFGIMLVATGAVGWVAAGILVLEKLELYRDPAHVTSCDINPWVSCGRVMETWQSELFGFPNPFIGLVGFMAIITTGMALLAGARFARWYWAALQTGVTLGSVFAVWLWSQALFDIYILCLYCMIVWAAMIPLFILTTLRNMVHGIIPAPAALTRWLAAWVGPVIVLTYIAVAASVFFRFLHVFT from the coding sequence GTGGCACACACGACCCCTGGGGTCGGATCGGCACCGGAGGCGGCGCGACAGGAGCTGTCCGACGTACCCGGGTTCGCCCGCCGGATCCCGTTCGGGATCATGCTCGTCGCCACCGGGGCCGTCGGGTGGGTCGCCGCCGGGATCCTCGTCCTCGAGAAGCTCGAGCTGTACCGGGACCCCGCCCACGTCACCAGCTGCGACATCAACCCGTGGGTGTCCTGCGGCCGGGTCATGGAGACCTGGCAATCCGAGCTCTTCGGCTTCCCCAACCCGTTCATCGGGCTCGTGGGCTTCATGGCCATCATCACCACCGGCATGGCGCTGCTCGCCGGAGCCCGGTTCGCCCGCTGGTACTGGGCGGCCCTGCAGACGGGCGTCACGCTCGGTTCCGTCTTCGCGGTCTGGTTGTGGAGCCAGGCCCTGTTCGACATCTACATCCTGTGCCTCTACTGCATGATCGTCTGGGCGGCGATGATCCCGCTGTTCATCCTCACCACCCTCCGGAACATGGTCCACGGCATCATTCCGGCACCGGCAGCCCTCACCCGGTGGCTCGCCGCCTGGGTAGGACCGGTCATCGTGCTGACCTACATCGCCGTCGCTGCCTCCGTGTTCTTCCGCTTCCTCCACGTCTTCACCTGA